Within the Comamonadaceae bacterium OTU4NAUVB1 genome, the region CGGCCGGAATCGGGCGCTTGGCATCGAGCCGCGTGAGCTGGCGGTACGGGTCGAGCGTGTGCGTGCTGATCCACGTGACCGCGCCCAGCGCGATGATGATGAGCAGCGGCGCACCCCAGATCGCCAGTTCCAGCTGGACGGAGTGGTCCCAGTTGGGCGAATATTCCTTCTTCGCCGTGTCGCTTCCGTGGCGGTAGCGCCAGGCGAAATAGAACACCAGGAAGATCACCGGGATGATGATCAGCAGCATCAGCACCGTCGAGATGACGATGAGACGCCCCTGCTGGTTGGCGATGTCGCCGGAAGGATTGAGCAGGACTGTGTTGCAACCGGCCAACAGCATGGCGGGGGCAATCAGCAGACCGCGGAGGTTCTTGAAGGTGGGCATGCGGTAAAAATGGAGAGCGTGCTGCGTGAGCACCCGGTGAATTTACGGCCAATGAGTCGACTTTGTCATTGGACGTTTTGTCCTATGGTCACAATCGCCCTGCGGTGAGACGCTACGGCATGCAGCAATTACAACCGGAAAACTCCGCCTAGAACCATGACGACGTCCACTCTGGCCCCCCAGGGCAGCAACACATCGACCGACAAGGACATCGCGCATGCCGTGGGTGGCGACCACGGCCAGATCGAACCCGGCGAGATCGCGGTCGGCGTGGTCATCGGACGCGCCTCCGAGTACTTCGACTTCTTCGTCTACGGCATCGCCTCGGCGCTGGTCTTCCCGACCATCTTCTTCCCTTTCGCCGACGCACTGACCGGCACGCTCTATTCGTTCGCGGTGTTCTCGCTGGCGTTCCTGGCACGGCCCTTCGGCACGGCGATCTCCATGGGCGTGCAACGCCGCTACGGCCGGCAGGCCAAGCTGGCGATCGCGCTTTTCCTGCTGGGCACCTCCACGGCGGGCATCGCCTTCCTGCCGGGTTTCAACAGCCTGGGCAACGCGTCGATCGTGCTGCTGGGCGTGCTGCGGATCCTCCAGGGGCTCGCGCTCGGCGGCTCGTGGGACGGCCTGCCGTCGCTGCTCGCGCTGAACGCACCGAAGCACCGCCGTGGCTGGTACGCCATGCTCGGCCAGCTCGGCGCGCCGCTGGGCTTCGCGGTGGCCGCGGCCCTGTTCGCCTACCTGACGGCCAGCCTGACGCGCGAGGAATTCCTCTCCTGGGGCTGGCGCTATCCCTTCTACGTGGCCTTCGCGATCAACGTCGTGGCGCTCTTCGCCCGCCTGCGCCTCGTGGCGGCCACCACCTACTCCAAGCTCCTGGACGAGCGTGAACTCGCGCCGACCGGGGTCGTCGAGATCTTCCGCGCCCAGGGTTCGAACATCCTGATCGGCGCGTTCGCCGCGCTCGCCAGCTACGCGCTGTTCCACGTCGTGACCATCTTCCCGCTCTCGTGGGTGATGCTCTATTCGGCCGATCAGAGCGTGAGCGAGTTCCTGGTGGTGCAGCTGGTGGGGGCCGCGCTGTGCGGCGTGGGCATCGTGGCGTCGGGCAAGATCGCCGACCGCTTCGGCCGGCGCAACACGCTGGGCACGCTGGCCGTGCTGATCGCGATCTTCAGCGGCTTCGGCCTCACGCTCATGGGCGGCAGTTCGCTCGCGCAGGACATCTTCATCCTGGTGGGCTTCGCGCTCCTGGGTCTGTCGTACGGCCAGGCCGCCGGCGCCGTGACGTCGAATTTCTCCGGCAAGTACCGCT harbors:
- a CDS encoding MFS transporter, coding for MTTSTLAPQGSNTSTDKDIAHAVGGDHGQIEPGEIAVGVVIGRASEYFDFFVYGIASALVFPTIFFPFADALTGTLYSFAVFSLAFLARPFGTAISMGVQRRYGRQAKLAIALFLLGTSTAGIAFLPGFNSLGNASIVLLGVLRILQGLALGGSWDGLPSLLALNAPKHRRGWYAMLGQLGAPLGFAVAAALFAYLTASLTREEFLSWGWRYPFYVAFAINVVALFARLRLVAATTYSKLLDERELAPTGVVEIFRAQGSNILIGAFAALASYALFHVVTIFPLSWVMLYSADQSVSEFLVVQLVGAALCGVGIVASGKIADRFGRRNTLGTLAVLIAIFSGFGLTLMGGSSLAQDIFILVGFALLGLSYGQAAGAVTSNFSGKYRYTGAALTSDIAWLIGAAFAPLVVLGLSAHFGLAYISVYLLSGCAATLAALFINRKLGEREIESDAEAAR